The proteins below are encoded in one region of Festucalex cinctus isolate MCC-2025b chromosome 2, RoL_Fcin_1.0, whole genome shotgun sequence:
- the LOC144015056 gene encoding extracellular matrix protein 2 produces MQTEEQHQDPQNLKADRQKRDAWWKRKHAATVDSFAYRIAGLGRPLAGWRMNKKGEEESSNLMALLKEFHAEKRQLMDQEKVQGKEEEEEEEEDDDDDDDDDDDDDEDDDDEEEEDEEEEEEEEGEEDGNEEEEEEGEEEATEAPGSRIETQSISPESPVGQCQTDKSEISCRDVGMTHLPIIRNLEATKLDVGENNIRVLPPDVFSGVPKLESLDLSKNQLDDDSFSRNSLSNLTSLKKLNLDGNQLTEIPALPPALEELRVSNNKLRGLSPHCFAGLTNLLSLELDGNVLHEGGVSPQAFKPFKGLRRLKLEKNRFRSLPRGLPRSLQTLEMDENLIEEVTEEALRGCSHLKTLDLSHNLLREDGLAQHVWSSLRRLEALDMSHNQLTSMATILPHRLVKLNLQQNNISRIPANVFRHLRPGLQSLGLSHNALRDEGIVRGSFVGTFRSLVELLLDDNHLGEVPHWVRQFKNLQVLRLDSNYIRLVRRWGVCHPQNSGSTLASVHLENNLLVPDKIPSNAFACLTDAEGLVIFPQRGDFPEI; encoded by the exons ATGCAGACAGAAGAGCAGCACCAGGACCCCCAAAACCTGAAGGCTGACAGACAAAAGAGAGACGCCTGGTGGAAGAGGAAACATGCTGCCACAGTCGACTCCTTTGCATATAGAATA GCAGGTTTAGGGCGACCCCTGGCGGGATGGAGGATGAACAAAAAAGGAGAAGAGGAGAGCAGCAACTTAATGGCTCTACTGAAGGAGTTTCATGCTGAGAAGAGGCAGCTCATGGATCAAGAGAAAGTGCAggggaaagaggaggaggaggaggaggaagaggacgacgatgacgacgacgacgatgatgatgatgatgatgaggacgatgatgatgaggaggaagaagatgagGAAGAG gaagaagaagaggaaggggAAGAAGACGggaatgaggaagaggaggaggagggggaagaAGAGGCCACTGAAGCTCCTGGCAGTCGCATTGAAACACAGAGCATCTCACCAGAGTCTCCCGTTGGTCAGTGTCAGACTGACAAGAGTGAAATCAGCTGCAGGGATGTCGGCATGACTCACCTGCCAATCATCCGCAACCTGGAGGCCACTAAGCTGGACGTGGGAG AGAACAACATCAGAGTCCTTCCTCCAGACGTTTTCTCCGGCGTGCCAAAGTTGGAATCCCTGGACCTGAGCAAAAACCAACTGGATGATGATTCATTCAGCCGAAACTCGCTGTCT AACTTGACCTCTCTGAAGAAGCTGAACTTAGATGGCAACCAGCTCACTGAGATCCCCGCGCTGCCGCCGGCTCTGGAAGAGCTGAGAGTGAGCAACAACAAGCTACGTGGCCTCTCCCCTCATTGTTTCGCAG GGTTGACGAACCTTTTGAGCCTGGAGCTGGACGGGAACGTTCTGCACGAGGGTGGCGTGTCACCTCAAGCGTTCAAACCGTTCAAGGGGCTTCGTCGCCTCAAACTGGAGAAGAACAGATTCCGTTCTCTCCCCCGCGGTCTTCCCCGCTCTCTGCAG ACATTAGAAATGGATGAAAATCTGATTGAGGAGGTGACGGAGGAAGCACTAAGGGGCTGCAGTCATTTGAAAACGTTGGACCTGAGTCATAACCTCCTCCGTGAGGACGGCCTGGCCCAACATGTCTGGAGCAGTCTTCG GAGACTTGAAGCCTTGGACATGTCTCACAACCAGCTGACATCAATGGCCACGATTCTTCCTCACCGTCTCGTCAAActgaacctccaacaaaacaacATCAGCCGCATCCCCGCTAACGTCTTTCGCCACCTGCGGCCTGGCCTGCAGTCGCTTGGTCTGTCCCACAATGCCTTGCGGGATGAGGGTATCGTGCGGGGCTCTTTTGTCGGAACCTTCCGCTCGCTCGTTGAGCTCCTGTTGGACGACAACCATCTGGGCGAGGTCCCTCATTGGGTTCGACAGTTTAAGAATCTTCAAGTACTGCGGCTGGACAGTAACTATATCAG GCTGGTGAGGCGGTGGGGAGTGTGTCATCCCCAAAATTCTGGCTCCACCTTGGCTTCAGTCCACTTAGAAAATAACCTGTTGGTACCAGACAAGATTCCCTCAAATGCCTTCGCTTGCCTCACAGATGCCGAAGGACTCGTTATCTTTCCGCAGCGAGGGGATTTTCCCGAAATCTAG
- the tktb gene encoding transketolase-like protein 2 has product MPDQKTVQALKDVANKLRIHSIKATCASNSGHPTSCCSAAEIMSVLFFHAMRYKADDPGHRANDRFVLSKGHAAPILYAAWAEAGFVEDAELLKLRKIDSDLEGHPTPKLPFVDVATGSLGQGLSAACGMAYTAQYFDKASYRVYCLMGDGECSEGSVWEAMAFAAHYKLAHLVAIMDVNRLGQSDPAPLQHQMDVYKKRCEAFGWHAIVVDGHDVEALCQAFSKAQQTRDRPTCIVAQTYKGKGLKGIEDELNWHGKPIPKDLVGGLLNTLQGEIQNPNKTLSPELPSDDVAPADKSVISLSELPTYKKGDKVATRRAYGSALAKLGRSSNRVVALDGDTKNSTFSITFQKVFPDRFIECFIAEQNMVGVAIGCAARDRNVAFVSTFAAFFSRAYDQIRMAAISQSNINLVGSHCGVSIGEDGPSQMALEDLAMFRAIPTCTVFYPSDAVATERAVELAANTEGMCFIRTSRPDTAVLYSAEEVFEIGVAKVVRKSDSDVATVIGAGVTLHEALIAADMLQSEGKNIRVIDPFTIKPLDGETILASAQATGGRIITVEDHYKEGGLGEAVLSAVAHKPGIVVTQLAVTSVPRSGKPQELLDHHGISAKHIASAVRHELAN; this is encoded by the exons ATGCCCGACCAAAAAACTGTGCAGGCGCTGAAGGACGTCGCCAACAAGCTGCGAATTCACTCCATCAAAGCAACATGCGCCTCCAACTCTGG CCACCCCACATCGTGCTGCAGTGCAGCAGAGATTATGTCCGTGCTCTTCTTCCACGCGATGCGCTACAAAGCTGATGACCCTGGCCACCGGGCCAATGACCGCTTTGTGCTGTCAAAG ggtCATGCTGCGCCCATCCTGTATGCTGCCTGGGCCGAGGCGGGTTTTGTGGAGGACGCGGAGCTGCTCAAACTGCGCAAGATTGACAGCGACCTGGAGGGCCACCCAACACCG AAACTGCCCTTTGTTGATGTGGCGACTGGATCTCTTGGTCAGGGTCTGAGTGCTGCCTGTGGGATGGCATACACGGCACAGTATTTTGACAAGGCCAG ttacCGAGTGTACTGCTTGATGGGAGATGGCGAGTGTTCCGAGGGTTCCGTGTGGGAAGCCATGGCCTTTGCCGCCCACTACAAGCTGGCCCACCTGGTGGCTATCATGGATGTCAATCGGCTCGGTCAGAGCGATCCTGCGCCTCTCCAGCATCAAATGGATGTCTATAAAAAGCGCTGCGAGGCCTTTGG CTGGCATGCAATTGTTGTTGATGGGCATGATGTGGAAGCGCTGTGTCAAGCGTTCTCAAAAGCACAGCAAACTCGTGACAGGCCCACATGCATCGTTGCCCAGACGTACAAGGGGAAAGGCCTCAAAG GCATTGAGGATGAATTAAACTGGCATGGAAAGCCCATCCCGAAGGACCTGGTGGGTGGTCTCTTGAATACCCTACAGGGAGAAATCCAAAACCCCAACAAGACCTTGTCACCAGAGTTGCCGAGCGATGACGTAGCACCTGCAGACAAAAGTGTGATCTCCCTCTCCGAACTGCCAACATATAAAAAGGGTGATAAG GTGGCGACGAGGCGTGCGTACGGTTCTGCGCTGGCCAAGCTGGGCCGTTCAAGCAACAGAGTGGTAGCCCTTGATGGGGACACCAAAAACTCCACATTCTCCATAACCTTCCAGAAAGTTTTCCCGGATCGCTTTATCGAATGTTTCATTGCTGAGCAGAACATG GTGGGAGTAGCCATTGGCTGCGCCGCTCGAGACCGCAATGTGGCATTTGTCAGCACGTTTGCTGCCTTCTTCTCCAGAGCCTATGACCAAATCCGGATGGCAGCCATCTCTCAGTCCAACATCAACTTGGTCGGGTCCCACTGTGGCGTCTCTATTG GCGAGGACGGTCCTTCTCAGATGGCGCTAGAGGACctggccatgttccgcgccatCCCCACTTGTACGGTGTTTTACCCCAGTGATGCAGTGGCCACCGAGAGAGCTGTGGAGCTTGCAGCTAACACAGAG GGTATGTGTTTCATCCGGACCAGCAGACCCGATACTGCTGTACTCTACTCTGCCGAGGAGGTTTTTGAGATTGGTGTAGCCAAG GTTGTGCGCAAGTCTGACAGCGATGTTGCGACTGTGATTGGCGCTGGCGTCACTTTGCATGAGGCTCTGATTGCTGCTGACATGCTGCAAAGTGAAG GCAAAAACATTCGTGTGATTGACCCATTTACAATCAAGCCTTTGGATGGCGAGACCATTTTGGCCAGTGCACAAGCCACAGGAGGTCGCATCATCACAGTGGAGGACCACTACAAGGAGG GTGGTCTTGGAGAGGCGGTGTTGTCAGCGGTGGCCCACAAGCCAGGCATCGTGGTGACCCAGCTGGCAGTCACCAGCGTCCCTCGCAGCGGGAAGCCCCAGGAGCTTTTGGACCACCACGGCATCAGTGCCAAGCACATCGCCAGCGCTGTGCGCCATGAATTGGCCAACTGA
- the lrrc23 gene encoding leucine-rich repeat-containing protein 23, with translation MDEEDVSSDVETGEENQDEDEEAIEVRPLDQDIIIPGLSLLCRTGNGLRHAFIKVVLKDKKLSDMAAISNYVHLRFMDVSNNRISDLSPLASLTQLLWLKMDKNYVTCFQGQTFSQLAYLQWLSMAANRLIEVEGLVGPALESLNLSGNRIQRLNGLESCLFSKLGTLELRGNRLTTTSGINLPNLQRLYLAQNLITSLEGMETLENLTTLHLRNNKLANLDGLSANMKRLQYLNIRSNDFLDETGLRALGLVSKTLRVVVLSENPLDGTTDYRPYVLTLIPKLERLDKEPISLEERAEVWKTIKELKEETA, from the exons ATGGACGAGGAAGATGTGTCGTCGGATGTGGAAACCGGAGAAGAAAATCAAGATGAGGACGAAGAAGCAATAGAG GTTCGCCCCTTGGATCAAGATATTATAATCCCAGGTCTGTCTTTGCTGTGCCGCACAGGAAATGGATTGAGACACGCATTCATTAAAGTCGTCTTAAAGGACAA AAAACTAAGTGACATGGCTGCGATCAGCAATTACGTTCATCTTCGCTTCATGGACGTGTCCAACAACCGCATTTCTGACCTTTCGCCTCTGGCATCCCTCACACAGCTTCTTTGGCTCAAG ATGGACAAGAATTATGTGACATGCTTCCAAGGGCAAACCTTTTCTCAGTTGGCCTACCTGCAGTGGCTGAGTATGGCAGCAAACCGGCTCATTGAGGTGGAAGGTCTTGTCGGACCAGCTTTGGAGAGTCTCAATCTTTCAG GAAACCGTATACAGAGATTAAATGGCCTTGAGAGTTGCCTTTTTTCCAAACTGGGAACTTTGGAGCTGAGAGGAAACCGCTTGACGACAACTAGTGGCATCAACCTTCCCAATCTGCAGCGATTATATCTG GCCCAAAATCTTATTACGAGTCTTGAGGGCATGGAGACGTTAGAGAACCTCACCACTCTCCATCTTCGTAACAACAAACTTGCTAACTTGGACGGACTCAGCGCCAACATGAAACGTCTCCAGTACCTCAATATCAG AAGCAACGACTTCCTGGATGAGACCGGTCTGCGGGCTCTTGGCCTTGTGTCCAAAACCCTGCGAGTCGTGGTCCTCTCAGAGAATCCGCTGGATGGGACCACAGACTATCGGCCATATGTGCTGACTCTCATTCCGAAACTGGAGCGCCTTGATAAAGAGCCTATCTCTCTGGAGGAGAGGGCTGAGGTGTGGAAGACaattaag GAACTCAAAGAGGAAACTGCCTAA